One part of the Quercus lobata isolate SW786 chromosome 7, ValleyOak3.0 Primary Assembly, whole genome shotgun sequence genome encodes these proteins:
- the LOC115952409 gene encoding auxin-responsive protein SAUR32, translating to MSLKKNRDERNKALVMLRLFNVLIEKLQKSISVSAPREPDQLKKALEAAAVVPDDVTEGHFAVFAIKGEETKRFVVELDYLTNPAFLRLLEQAKEEYGFSQKGALSVPCRPAELQKIIDDKMEKSTGAGLCLTSIKC from the coding sequence ATGTCTTTAAAGAAGAATAGGGATGAGAGAAATAAAGCCTTGGTGATGCTCAGGCTCTTCAATGTTCTCATTGAAAAACTACAGAAGAGTATCTCAGTCTCGGCACCTAGAGAACCTGATCAATTAAAAAAAGCACTAGAAGCAGCAGCAGTGGTGCCAGATGATGTAACTGAAGGACATTTTGCTGTTTTCGCAATCAAGGGTGAGGAAACAAAGAGGTTTGTTGTTGAACTGGACTACTTAACTAACCCTGCATTCTTGAGATTACTGGAGCAGGCTAAGGAAGAATATGGCTTCAGTCAAAAAGGAGCTCTTTCAGTCCCTTGTCGACCTGCGGAATTGCAGAAGATTATCGATGACAAAATGGAGAAGAGCACTGGTGCTGGATTGTGTCTTACCAGTATAAAGTGTTAG
- the LOC115954319 gene encoding membrane magnesium transporter codes for MALGFAVGVFGVLILFHAAYSTIQYRGLLKIMEEEFSGPPMNVVAELLLGLVFCIWAALTVPGKFLSIQPYSEENRIVSLPANSDFMIFNHRGKVFPLEMDVKLKH; via the exons ATGGCTTTAGGCTTCGCAGTTGGCGTGTTTGGGGTCCTAATTCTCTTCCATGCCGCTTATTCAACCATTCAGT ATAGGGGTTTGTTGAAGATTATGGAGGAAGAGTTTTCAGGACCTCCAATGAAT GTTGTGGCTGAGTTGCTTTTAGGGTTAGTGTTCTGTATCTGGGCAGCTCTGACCGTGCCGGGGAAGTTTCTTTCGATTCAACCCTATTCTGAAGAGAATAG GATAGTTTCTTTACCAGCCAATTCAGACTTCATGATTTTCAACCATCGGGGCAAAGTCTTTCCTTTGGAAATGGATGTGAAGCTGAAACATTGA
- the LOC115953669 gene encoding transcription initiation factor TFIID subunit 8, which yields MSHGGVRDTRGNEPPPPPRQDKERDAPRGAGAGANGYGRAVSKVAVAQICESVGFQGVKDSALEALTDVTIRYLCDLGKTGSYYANLAGRTECNVFDIVRGLEDLEASQGFSGAAEVKNCLAGSGTVRGIVEYVDSVEEIQFAQPLPRFPVIKSRKLIPSFVQMGETPPGKHIPDWLPAFPDPHTYIHTPVWNERVSDPRADKIEQARQRRKAERSLLSLQQRLLVNGSVGTSASCSDVKETDGFETNPFLQPPLKPGEKDVSPVGEPRMPSDETGGRNHMSVLEAFAPAIEAVKDRFSDDGEDGNRVLPNVRPAVQLKFRSGKKFLGESLDLSIQKKGIERAASWVARDDERDDKKRRAEFILRQSTEYPQELNQL from the coding sequence ATGAGCCATGGAGGTGTAAGAGATACGAGAGGGAAtgaaccaccaccaccaccacgacAAGACAAAGAGCGTGATGCGCCGAGAGGAGCTGGAGCTGGAGCCAATGGATATGGGCGAGCGGTTTCGAAGGTTGCGGTGGCGCAGATATGTGAGAGTGTGGGGTTTCAGGGTGTCAAAGATTCTGCTTTGGAAGCTCTCACTGACGTTACCATTCGATACCTCTGTGACTTAGGAAAGACTGGGAGTTACTATGCTAACTTAGCTGGTAGGACAGAATGTAATGTGTTTGATATTGTTAGAGGGTTGGAGGATTTGGAAGCTTCACAAGGTTTTTCGGGTGCTGCTGAGGTTAAGAATTGTCTTGCTGGTTCGGGTACGGTGAGAGGGATTGTTGAGTATGTGGATTCTGTAGAGGAGATTCAGTTTGCTCAGCCATTGCCACGGTTTCCTGTGATTAAAAGTCGGAAATTGATTCCGAGCTTTGTACAAATGGGTGAAACACCGCCTGGCAAGCATATACCGGATTGGTTGCCAGCTTTTCCTGATCCACATACGTATATCCATACACCTGTCTGGAATGAGAGAGTGTCGGATCCACGTGCGGATAAGATTGAGCAAGCACGGCAACGGAGAAAGGCAGAGAGGTCTTTGTTAAGTTTGCAGCAACGGTTGTTGGTCAATGGTTCGGTGGGAACTTCAGCCTCTTGTAGTGATGTAAAGGAAACGGACGGGTTTGAAACAAACCCATTTCTTCAGCCTCCGTTGAAACCAGGGGAGAAAGATGTTTCCCCAGTTGGCGAACCGCGTATGCCTTCAGATGAAACTGGGGGAAGGAACCATATGTCTGTGCTAGAGGCATTTGCTCCTGCCATTGAAGCAGTGAAAGATAGGTTTTCTGATGATGGTGAAGATGGGAACAGGGTTCTTCCTAATGTGAGGCCTGCTGTTCAATTAAAGTTCAGAAGTGGCAAGAAATTTCTAGGTGAATCATTAGATTTGAGCATTCAGAAGAAGGGTATTGAGAGGGCAGCATCTTGGGTTGCCCGGGATGATGAGAGGGATGACAAGAAGAGGAGAGCTGAGTTTATTCTTAGACAATCTACAGAATACCCACAGGAACTCAATCAGTTGTAA
- the LOC115954248 gene encoding uncharacterized protein LOC115954248 — protein MEKYFGNAYRGDPGVPHADPDRFVNIWIGSAAFSVLTWFNPYMWHLTNQFNWHDRAMLFEQYHWKKAMEKKQPYDFLWNQRMDKDHRDSYYFNWPVYFP, from the exons ATGGAGAAGTATTTCGGGAACGCGTACAGAGGAGACCCAGGAGTGCCACACGCCGACCCGGACCGATTCGTCAACATTTGGATCGGCTCTGCTGCCTTCTCTGTTCTCACCTGGTTCAACCCTTACATGTGGCACCTCACCAATCAGTTCAa TTGGCATGACAGAGCTATGTTATTTGAGCAGTACCACTGGAAAAAGGCAATGGAGAAGAAGCAGCCTTATGACTTCTTG TGGAATCAGCGCATGGACAAGGACCACCGTgattcatattattttaattggcCTGTTTACTTCCCTTAG
- the LOC115951384 gene encoding thylakoid lumenal 15.0 kDa protein 2, chloroplastic isoform X1, producing MAFLRLPITAPPSSPVSLPSFETPIQNSTKFTNWVRSKSFNFVLSGALTLGLSLSGVGVAEAKVGVNKPELLPKEFSPVIDVGGFLSDGQEKRLAQEIADIENDTGFKLRVLAQNYPETPGLAIKDFWQVDDRTIVFVADPTFGNILNFNVGASVDLDIPRSFWSRLAGKYGNIFYWKEKGEDASIEAAVMAISNCLREPVGPNNCSEVK from the exons ATGGCATTTCTTCGTCTTCCTATCACAGCGCCACCATCGTCTCCAGTGTCTCTGCCATCCTTTGAGACTCCAATTCAAAACTCAACCAAATTCACCAACTGGGTTCGATCCAAGTCTTTCAATTTCGTGCTCTCTGGGGCTCTCACGCtcggactctctctctctg GAGTTGGAGTTGCTGAGGCAAAAGTTGGAGTCAACAAGCCAGAATTGCTTCCCAAAGAGTTTAGTCCTGTCATTGATGTTGGGGGGTTCCTCTCTGATGGCCAG GAGAAAAGACTTGCACAAGAAATTGCTGATATTGAAAATGATACTGGGTTCAAGTTGAGAGTTCTAGCGCAGAATTATCCTGAAACACCAG GGCTGGCGATTAAAGATTTTTGGCAAGTGGATGATAGAACTATTGTCTTTGTTGCTGACCCCACGTTTG GCAATATATTAAACTTCAATGTTGGGGCTTCTGTTGATCTAGACATTCCACGTAGTTTCTGGAGCCGATTGGCAGGGAAATATGGAAATATTTTCTATTGGAAAGAGAAG GGGGAAGATGCATCAATTGAAGCAGCTGTAATGGCAATATCTAATTGCTTGAGAGAACCTGTAGGCCCAAATAATTGCTCTGAGGTAAAATAG
- the LOC115951384 gene encoding thylakoid lumenal 15.0 kDa protein 2, chloroplastic isoform X2 produces the protein MAFLRLPITAPPSSPVSLPSFETPIQNSTKFTNWVRSKSFNFVLSGALTLGLSLSGVGVAEAKVGVNKPELLPKEFSPVIDVGGFLSDGQEKRLAQEIADIENDTGFKLRVLAQNYPETPGLAIKDFWQVDDRTIVFVADPTFDIPRSFWSRLAGKYGNIFYWKEKGEDASIEAAVMAISNCLREPVGPNNCSEVK, from the exons ATGGCATTTCTTCGTCTTCCTATCACAGCGCCACCATCGTCTCCAGTGTCTCTGCCATCCTTTGAGACTCCAATTCAAAACTCAACCAAATTCACCAACTGGGTTCGATCCAAGTCTTTCAATTTCGTGCTCTCTGGGGCTCTCACGCtcggactctctctctctg GAGTTGGAGTTGCTGAGGCAAAAGTTGGAGTCAACAAGCCAGAATTGCTTCCCAAAGAGTTTAGTCCTGTCATTGATGTTGGGGGGTTCCTCTCTGATGGCCAG GAGAAAAGACTTGCACAAGAAATTGCTGATATTGAAAATGATACTGGGTTCAAGTTGAGAGTTCTAGCGCAGAATTATCCTGAAACACCAG GGCTGGCGATTAAAGATTTTTGGCAAGTGGATGATAGAACTATTGTCTTTGTTGCTGACCCCACGTTTG ACATTCCACGTAGTTTCTGGAGCCGATTGGCAGGGAAATATGGAAATATTTTCTATTGGAAAGAGAAG GGGGAAGATGCATCAATTGAAGCAGCTGTAATGGCAATATCTAATTGCTTGAGAGAACCTGTAGGCCCAAATAATTGCTCTGAGGTAAAATAG